From Bacillus cereus group sp. RP43, the proteins below share one genomic window:
- a CDS encoding DNA topoisomerase: MGKTLFIAEKPKVAVELLKSPRFRNSQKHPGSKPYYGYYENENYIISWCRGHLLELKHPEEMDERYKEFKFEHLPIILEPEYKVKSDSLEQVQILVKLLNRPDVDHVVNSCDADKEGELIYREIYQHASVNKRESRLFISSYEAAELEGALNRLEPGADYEGLAQSAKARQYLDYILGINVTRGCTSRLAKNQFLLASGRVQMCILNEIRQRELAIQNYKEQTYYNLKLLTENGLSPVMKTEEQLIDPSPLQKLGDSLKETNVIVTEFKESTRKKKPKLLYNLTDIYKDAHAKLKINAETAKKHIQSLYEEGFITYPRSSSRHLPTEQVERVKEVMGTLEKSAYANLVQQVIPSSITKKHTTFNDELVSSHFAIIPTTKLYVGTSRDLLEKQLYDLIVKRFIGNFMKPAIYLVREVHFIDQEGNTYSTKEKILQEKGFLSVFQEDIEEGSVEAFQIPILREGDSFRIVQYDLIESRTKKPAFHTESSILTFMETAGRKLDDEHLKELMKGKRIGTVATEETFIPKLLERSYIDVTNSQIRTTNIGRAFIDAFPVDEIKNPSYTAEMEGMIYMIEKNEMKYEEFVEKTNTFVKDTVEQLGAMDDKVSDIIINTWNQQIEVCKCPCRKGKILHKGNFYGCSNYPECKISLPKKIKEKAIPEAQAKKLFEDKKTDLLKGFKSNEKEFSAYLVLHEGNIKFQFPTQEELSFGKCPKCKKGEILHRKTFYGCTEHKNGCDFMLPAKMKGKAIPGNQMKKLIQYKTTDFINGFEGEKGEFTAAIYMEADGSLKFRFPTTEDRTIGKCPLCKSRVLVGKSNYLCEKYKKGCDFIIFGTFSGKNLSSNHVKKLLEKNVTDQIKGFISNKNGKKFDARLSYSVQEKRLKFLFGK; encoded by the coding sequence ATGGGAAAAACATTGTTTATTGCAGAAAAGCCGAAGGTAGCTGTTGAATTATTAAAATCACCTAGATTTAGAAACTCGCAAAAGCATCCAGGAAGTAAGCCATATTATGGCTACTATGAAAATGAAAATTACATTATTAGTTGGTGCCGAGGGCATTTATTAGAACTAAAACATCCAGAAGAGATGGACGAGAGATACAAAGAATTTAAATTTGAACATTTACCAATTATTTTGGAGCCGGAATATAAAGTGAAATCGGATAGTCTCGAACAAGTTCAAATATTGGTTAAGTTGTTAAATCGCCCCGATGTAGACCATGTGGTCAACTCCTGTGATGCAGATAAAGAGGGTGAGCTTATCTATCGAGAGATATATCAACATGCAAGTGTTAACAAGCGAGAATCCCGTCTTTTTATCTCTTCTTATGAGGCCGCAGAATTAGAGGGGGCTTTGAACCGATTAGAACCAGGAGCAGACTATGAAGGACTTGCTCAATCCGCTAAAGCAAGGCAATACCTAGATTACATTCTAGGAATTAATGTTACGAGAGGTTGTACATCCAGACTAGCAAAAAATCAATTTTTATTGGCTTCTGGTCGTGTTCAAATGTGTATCTTAAATGAAATCCGTCAAAGGGAACTTGCTATCCAAAATTATAAAGAACAAACCTACTACAATTTGAAGCTACTAACCGAAAACGGTTTATCACCGGTGATGAAAACAGAAGAACAACTTATAGATCCATCCCCACTCCAAAAACTTGGAGATAGTTTGAAAGAAACCAATGTAATCGTAACGGAATTTAAAGAAAGTACGAGAAAAAAGAAACCAAAATTATTATATAACTTAACAGACATCTACAAAGATGCTCACGCCAAATTGAAGATAAATGCGGAAACAGCAAAAAAACATATTCAGAGTTTGTATGAAGAAGGCTTTATCACATATCCTCGTTCTTCATCCAGGCATTTACCTACAGAACAAGTGGAACGAGTGAAAGAAGTAATGGGAACACTAGAAAAAAGCGCCTATGCAAATCTCGTACAACAAGTAATCCCATCTTCTATTACAAAAAAACACACTACATTTAATGATGAATTAGTCAGTAGTCACTTTGCCATCATCCCAACAACAAAATTATATGTCGGGACCAGCCGAGATCTATTAGAAAAACAGTTATATGACTTAATTGTAAAACGATTTATCGGGAACTTTATGAAACCAGCAATCTACCTGGTAAGAGAAGTACATTTTATAGATCAAGAGGGCAACACATACAGTACAAAAGAAAAGATCCTACAAGAGAAAGGGTTTCTAAGTGTGTTTCAAGAGGATATAGAAGAGGGATCGGTTGAAGCATTTCAGATACCTATTTTACGAGAAGGAGATTCTTTCAGAATCGTTCAGTATGACTTGATTGAGTCCCGAACAAAGAAACCAGCCTTTCATACGGAAAGCTCCATTTTAACCTTTATGGAGACAGCAGGACGTAAATTAGATGATGAACATTTGAAAGAACTTATGAAAGGAAAACGGATTGGGACAGTCGCAACGGAAGAAACGTTTATTCCGAAACTGTTAGAGCGAAGCTATATTGATGTTACCAACAGTCAGATTCGAACCACTAATATTGGTCGTGCGTTTATAGATGCTTTTCCGGTAGATGAAATCAAAAATCCATCTTATACGGCTGAAATGGAAGGGATGATCTACATGATCGAAAAGAATGAAATGAAATATGAGGAATTTGTAGAGAAAACAAATACGTTTGTAAAGGATACGGTAGAGCAATTAGGCGCAATGGATGATAAGGTGTCCGATATTATCATTAATACCTGGAATCAGCAGATTGAGGTGTGCAAATGCCCTTGTAGAAAAGGAAAAATCCTTCATAAAGGTAATTTCTATGGGTGCAGTAATTATCCAGAATGTAAAATTTCCTTACCAAAGAAAATTAAAGAAAAAGCGATTCCGGAGGCGCAAGCGAAAAAGCTGTTTGAGGATAAGAAAACAGATCTTTTAAAAGGGTTTAAGTCCAATGAGAAAGAGTTTTCCGCTTATCTAGTATTACATGAGGGAAATATCAAATTTCAGTTCCCCACACAAGAGGAGCTATCATTTGGTAAATGCCCAAAATGTAAAAAAGGTGAGATCCTTCATCGTAAAACATTTTATGGATGCACGGAGCATAAAAACGGATGTGATTTTATGTTACCAGCAAAGATGAAAGGGAAAGCGATCCCTGGTAATCAAATGAAAAAGCTGATTCAGTATAAAACGACTGATTTTATAAATGGCTTTGAAGGGGAAAAGGGAGAATTTACAGCAGCTATCTATATGGAAGCGGACGGAAGTTTAAAATTCCGTTTTCCAACGACTGAAGATCGTACCATTGGCAAATGTCCATTATGTAAAAGTAGAGTTCTTGTAGGGAAAAGTAATTACTTATGTGAGAAATACAAAAAAGGCTGTGACTTCATTATTTTTGGTACATTCTCTGGTAAAAATCTAAGTAGTAACCATGTGAAAAAGTTATTAGAAAAGAATGTAACGGATCAGATTAAAGGGTTTATCTCGAACAAAAACGGGAAAAAATTTGATGCTCGTTTATCATACAGCGTACAGGAGAAGCGATTAAAATTCTTATTCGGCAAATAA
- a CDS encoding DUF3991 domain-containing protein, with protein sequence MARVSTEDAMKARKVDLISYLEAKGETFKKEGNYYRHTEHDSLIIKGNQYAWNSRGEKGYGAISFAMMYYDMTFPQAVMDIQKGDYKELDRSKAEEERKKEQQPFIYPKHLEVNKQTETKEYLIHERKIDPRLVNWLIKKDLIAQDKKNNVVFKWREEGGKGQVIGMNRQGTVKMENKRGSFKQIVPNYEKINAGFTVDVGKPDKIYFYEDPIDMLSHWSIKQNKIQNARLVSMHGLKSKTVIQSLMDAKKEGYDIKEVIMAVDNDKAGKDFIQTMKCFVDLKEDIPTHEKDWNDVRKKQVNEQQPKETAQPKKMKPIKEVERSV encoded by the coding sequence ATGGCACGTGTCAGTACGGAGGATGCGATGAAAGCAAGAAAAGTTGACTTGATTTCATATCTGGAAGCAAAAGGAGAAACGTTTAAGAAAGAAGGAAACTATTATCGTCATACGGAGCATGACAGCCTCATCATTAAAGGGAATCAATACGCCTGGAATAGTCGAGGGGAAAAAGGATATGGAGCGATTAGCTTTGCGATGATGTACTATGACATGACATTCCCACAAGCCGTGATGGACATTCAGAAGGGGGACTATAAAGAGCTTGATCGTTCTAAAGCTGAAGAGGAACGCAAAAAAGAGCAGCAGCCCTTCATCTATCCCAAACACTTAGAAGTAAATAAGCAAACAGAGACTAAAGAATATCTAATTCATGAACGGAAAATAGATCCTCGCTTGGTGAACTGGCTGATTAAAAAGGATCTCATCGCCCAGGATAAGAAAAATAATGTGGTGTTCAAATGGAGAGAAGAGGGTGGCAAAGGGCAAGTAATTGGAATGAACCGTCAAGGTACTGTGAAAATGGAGAATAAAAGAGGCAGCTTTAAACAAATCGTCCCGAATTATGAAAAAATCAATGCAGGTTTTACGGTTGATGTGGGTAAGCCGGATAAGATCTATTTTTATGAAGATCCAATCGACATGTTATCACATTGGAGTATCAAGCAAAATAAAATACAAAACGCTCGCCTGGTCTCTATGCATGGATTGAAGTCAAAAACGGTGATTCAATCTTTAATGGATGCGAAAAAAGAAGGGTACGATATTAAAGAGGTCATAATGGCAGTTGATAATGATAAGGCTGGGAAAGACTTCATTCAGACGATGAAATGCTTTGTAGATCTTAAAGAGGATATCCCAACGCATGAAAAAGATTGGAACGATGTCCGGAAGAAACAAGTGAATGAACAACAGCCAAAAGAAACAGCACAACCAAAGAAAATGAAGCCAATCAAAGAGGTGGAAAGAAGTGTCTAA
- a CDS encoding GrpB family protein gives MAERTKMVVIEKYNPKWKDDFFQISKMIKNYIGDLITDIEHVGSTSVEGLPAKPIIDIDVVVEDIKLLPQIIERLESFEYIYQGECGVPGRHAFQREFEEDIKYHLYVCPKDGIGYIEHIALRNCLRQNNKLRNEYAQLKIDLSEKFKFDVDSYCEHKSPFIDKVLKKCGVR, from the coding sequence ATGGCAGAAAGAACTAAGATGGTTGTAATTGAAAAATACAATCCAAAGTGGAAAGATGATTTTTTTCAAATATCCAAAATGATAAAGAATTATATTGGCGATTTAATTACAGATATTGAACATGTTGGTTCCACATCAGTTGAAGGACTACCAGCTAAGCCAATAATTGATATTGATGTGGTTGTTGAAGATATTAAGTTACTTCCACAAATTATAGAAAGATTAGAAAGTTTCGAATATATTTATCAAGGTGAATGTGGTGTTCCAGGTAGACACGCTTTTCAAAGGGAATTTGAAGAAGATATAAAATATCATTTATATGTTTGCCCTAAAGATGGTATTGGCTATATAGAACATATTGCACTTCGTAATTGTTTAAGGCAAAATAATAAGTTAAGAAATGAATATGCACAATTAAAAATAGATTTATCTGAGAAGTTTAAATTTGATGTTGATAGCTATTGCGAACATAAATCACCATTTATAGATAAGGTATTAAAGAAATGTGGTGTGCGATAA
- a CDS encoding tyrosine-type recombinase/integrase — protein MDKKQHLIDVQPIRSIEQINDMKWSLKRHCSDRDYILFLIGINTGLRVSDLLKMETGEILKLKRKKRKEFKVREGKTEKERIINITSIFEEVFPYAEGLKSTWLFPSRKGDKPISKIQAYRQLQKAGDFAGVESLGTHTMRKTFGYWFYKQTKDIAMLQEILNHSTPQITLRYIGINKEEKDNVLDTFRI, from the coding sequence GTGGATAAAAAGCAACATTTAATTGATGTACAACCAATTCGGAGCATTGAACAGATTAATGACATGAAATGGTCACTTAAACGTCATTGTTCAGATCGTGATTACATTTTATTCCTGATTGGGATCAATACAGGATTACGTGTCAGTGATTTACTTAAAATGGAAACAGGGGAAATTTTAAAACTGAAGCGAAAAAAACGAAAAGAATTTAAAGTAAGAGAAGGAAAAACAGAAAAGGAGCGTATCATAAATATTACATCTATTTTTGAAGAAGTATTTCCATACGCTGAGGGTTTAAAAAGTACCTGGTTGTTTCCTTCTCGAAAAGGTGATAAACCTATTAGTAAAATTCAAGCATATCGACAGTTACAAAAAGCTGGGGATTTTGCCGGAGTAGAATCTTTAGGTACTCATACCATGCGTAAAACATTTGGATATTGGTTTTACAAGCAAACAAAAGATATTGCTATGTTACAAGAAATATTGAATCATAGTACACCACAAATTACACTAAGATACATTGGAATTAATAAAGAAGAAAAAGATAATGTACTTGATACATTCCGAATCTAA
- a CDS encoding LPD25 domain-containing protein: MNKNYKKKYQTKSPEEKKEAVQALTKKMEKSVEGYFRTPGDLKEYLTFMAKFYHYSPSNISLIQSQFQGASAVGSFSFWKEKGFPVKKGEKGIKILVPNRTVAKFKDKEGTWKTVTKANEEEKKQIESKSVEVIPGRLYFAVGHVFDAAQTSATAKDLPRIFPNRWLEGSVTDYQSLYKGMEAIAEKNGVKIIEPKQELGVAKGVSYTLTKEVALNPRNSELQNVKTLLHELAHAKLHTAETHMNYTTPEKEFQAEMTAYAVSSYFGIDTSEYSLGYLANWTQGKEMKDKTKLLKEVHETSIEFIETIESSLEKEKQQINEKEVGSMAKGNEKQDEKNILLVEYMSLSNTTQELVSVNHLREQADKNRAFEPVEGAEKLSDKEFIEAFNKANQEKYAALNQDEITRPTMLIQWSENENFTGNQLIPFGEANEKMSEVISNIEKAKEEAKERDDYVPYDKTRYHIAIPKEVDRDFGRMELVSMDRLDMGDGDYKTPYEQVLNEKRYLSDEVKQALRNEVVNHRNNKEIPMEKVQENTLEKSKETPNHLVTIEVLANGIQNEELARIHMMDAVTKDINYLSVWNQDKTDRDDLYVSLMEKNGKRENVYLDNILKPDLYEKVQSSIFDGRGNLSFVVYEKDANMSLDEIVKDERYGLLVDKAEAQKDYSFNEKEVEIYKEMKTEGYAPIASLDQQIQPLKEKEPTTLDKDLSRKFEAYRRSQYEETPDNIDSIVTRVKAEERYYTTKYVSIDNELVSQEHVVKLENQVDEKLGKEGIAMNQSITSKEIDVDKKFQPLTGKQTNGKEKDKEPDPITSGNVDQSKATKKSSRKKETMEMEL, translated from the coding sequence ATGAATAAAAATTATAAGAAAAAGTATCAAACAAAATCACCAGAAGAAAAGAAAGAAGCGGTGCAAGCTTTAACAAAAAAGATGGAAAAAAGCGTAGAAGGTTATTTTCGTACACCGGGTGATTTAAAAGAGTACTTAACGTTTATGGCAAAGTTTTATCACTATTCACCATCTAATATTTCATTAATACAGAGTCAATTCCAGGGAGCCAGTGCAGTTGGTTCCTTTTCTTTTTGGAAAGAAAAAGGCTTTCCGGTTAAGAAGGGTGAGAAAGGAATTAAAATTCTTGTTCCAAACCGAACTGTAGCAAAATTTAAAGACAAGGAAGGCACTTGGAAAACAGTAACTAAAGCAAATGAGGAAGAGAAGAAACAAATTGAATCTAAAAGCGTAGAAGTGATACCAGGTCGCTTATATTTTGCTGTCGGTCATGTGTTTGATGCGGCTCAAACAAGTGCAACAGCAAAAGATCTACCTCGTATTTTTCCGAATCGTTGGCTAGAAGGGAGCGTTACAGATTACCAGAGTTTGTATAAAGGAATGGAAGCCATTGCGGAAAAAAATGGTGTAAAAATTATTGAGCCGAAGCAAGAACTTGGGGTCGCAAAAGGGGTTAGTTACACCTTAACAAAAGAGGTTGCTTTGAATCCTAGAAACAGTGAATTACAAAATGTAAAAACACTTCTTCACGAATTGGCGCATGCCAAACTTCATACAGCAGAGACACATATGAATTACACAACACCAGAAAAAGAGTTTCAAGCAGAAATGACGGCTTATGCCGTATCTTCTTATTTTGGGATTGATACAAGTGAATATTCCTTAGGCTATTTAGCAAACTGGACACAAGGAAAAGAAATGAAAGATAAAACGAAGTTGTTGAAAGAAGTACATGAAACTTCCATTGAATTCATCGAAACGATTGAAAGTAGTTTAGAAAAAGAAAAACAACAAATAAATGAAAAAGAGGTGGGAAGTATGGCAAAAGGAAATGAAAAACAGGATGAAAAAAATATCTTATTGGTGGAATACATGAGTTTAAGTAACACGACACAAGAACTCGTTTCTGTTAACCATTTAAGAGAACAAGCAGATAAAAATCGAGCGTTTGAGCCTGTAGAAGGTGCAGAAAAATTGAGTGATAAAGAATTTATTGAAGCATTTAACAAGGCGAATCAAGAAAAGTATGCAGCATTAAATCAGGATGAAATTACTCGTCCAACTATGTTAATTCAATGGAGTGAAAATGAAAATTTTACAGGTAATCAATTGATCCCATTTGGAGAAGCCAATGAAAAAATGTCTGAAGTCATTTCAAATATTGAAAAAGCAAAAGAGGAAGCAAAAGAAAGAGATGATTACGTACCATATGATAAAACCCGTTATCATATAGCTATTCCCAAAGAAGTAGATAGAGATTTTGGGAGAATGGAGCTTGTGAGTATGGATCGTTTGGATATGGGGGATGGAGATTACAAGACACCATATGAACAAGTATTAAACGAGAAAAGGTATCTATCGGATGAAGTAAAACAAGCGTTACGAAATGAGGTAGTGAATCATAGAAATAACAAAGAAATACCGATGGAAAAAGTACAAGAAAATACATTAGAAAAATCGAAAGAGACACCCAACCATTTAGTAACAATTGAAGTATTAGCAAACGGTATACAAAATGAAGAACTGGCAAGAATCCACATGATGGATGCTGTTACGAAAGATATCAATTATTTGTCTGTATGGAATCAAGATAAAACAGATCGGGACGATTTATATGTTTCCTTAATGGAAAAGAACGGGAAACGAGAAAATGTCTATCTAGATAACATTTTGAAACCAGATTTATATGAAAAGGTGCAAAGTTCTATATTTGATGGAAGAGGAAATTTGTCATTTGTTGTTTATGAAAAAGATGCAAATATGAGTCTAGATGAAATCGTAAAAGATGAACGATATGGACTCTTAGTTGATAAAGCGGAGGCGCAAAAAGATTACTCATTTAATGAAAAAGAAGTGGAAATATATAAAGAAATGAAGACGGAGGGATATGCACCTATTGCTTCTCTAGATCAACAAATTCAGCCTTTAAAAGAAAAGGAGCCAACTACGTTAGATAAGGATTTAAGCCGAAAATTCGAGGCATACAGACGTTCACAATATGAAGAAACACCAGATAATATTGATAGTATTGTCACTCGTGTAAAAGCTGAAGAACGGTATTATACAACGAAATATGTTTCGATTGATAATGAGCTGGTAAGCCAGGAACACGTAGTAAAATTAGAAAATCAGGTGGATGAGAAGCTTGGGAAAGAAGGTATAGCGATGAATCAGTCTATAACTTCAAAAGAAATAGATGTAGATAAAAAATTTCAGCCATTAACCGGAAAACAAACGAATGGTAAAGAAAAAGACAAGGAGCCAGATCCTATTACTTCAGGTAATGTAGACCAGTCAAAGGCTACAAAGAAATCAAGTAGAAAAAAAGAAACAATGGAAATGGAACTATGA
- the mobP2 gene encoding MobP2 family relaxase, translated as MSNAVPVQSSVTPGVVLKTKFVLPSSDAFQNYIDYVDREEAKSEVKLNPKMFETYQDYMGNSEKTSALFTEHANRLTESEKKSLKEMFKTAHENGSIMWQDVISFHNPWLEKQGIYDEKTKTLDEKKLMDVTRLAMKEMQKREGLEKSSIWSAAIHFNTDNIHIHVATVEPFPTRERGKRKPKTLDAMKGKVVNNLLDRKQEQKQINDLIRKNMVGRKKEDSVFDWRNQHLKPLFLQIYKQLPSDKRQWQYSYNTIQPLKPEIDKLSSRYIQHHHKKDYDQFLQKLDKEVQVFKEAYGEGKYDKKQYENYKTNKINDLYKRMGNAFLQEMKAYDKEQKRIHHMKKSKPFQKFQQNVSIQYSMRKVERAFKSEYESWKNQKYYERMQKESAYQNERGY; from the coding sequence ATGAGTAATGCGGTTCCTGTTCAGTCTTCAGTCACACCGGGTGTTGTTTTAAAAACGAAATTTGTGTTGCCAAGTTCGGATGCTTTTCAAAACTATATTGATTATGTAGATCGGGAGGAAGCGAAAAGTGAAGTGAAGCTGAATCCGAAAATGTTCGAAACGTATCAAGACTATATGGGAAATTCAGAAAAGACATCGGCACTATTTACGGAACACGCAAATCGTTTAACAGAAAGTGAAAAAAAGTCCTTAAAGGAAATGTTTAAAACCGCTCATGAGAATGGAAGTATCATGTGGCAAGATGTCATTTCTTTTCATAATCCCTGGTTAGAGAAACAAGGAATTTATGATGAGAAAACAAAAACGTTGGATGAAAAAAAGTTAATGGATGTAACACGGCTTGCGATGAAGGAAATGCAAAAAAGAGAGGGGTTGGAAAAAAGCTCTATCTGGTCAGCAGCGATTCACTTTAATACGGATAATATTCATATTCATGTAGCAACTGTTGAACCATTCCCAACGAGAGAACGTGGTAAAAGAAAACCCAAAACATTAGATGCGATGAAGGGTAAAGTCGTAAATAATTTGTTAGATCGTAAGCAGGAACAAAAACAAATTAATGATCTGATTCGAAAGAATATGGTGGGAAGGAAAAAAGAGGATTCGGTTTTTGATTGGCGTAATCAACATCTGAAACCGTTGTTTTTACAAATCTATAAACAGTTACCAAGTGATAAAAGACAGTGGCAATATAGCTACAATACGATTCAACCATTAAAGCCGGAAATTGATAAATTAAGCAGTCGATATATTCAACATCATCATAAAAAAGATTACGATCAGTTTCTCCAAAAGTTAGATAAAGAAGTGCAAGTTTTTAAAGAAGCATATGGGGAAGGAAAGTATGATAAGAAGCAATATGAAAATTACAAGACGAATAAAATTAATGACTTATATAAAAGAATGGGGAACGCCTTTTTACAAGAAATGAAGGCATATGATAAGGAACAAAAGAGAATCCATCACATGAAGAAGTCAAAGCCGTTTCAAAAATTTCAACAGAATGTATCTATTCAGTATTCTATGAGAAAAGTGGAACGTGCTTTTAAAAGTGAATATGAGAGTTGGAAGAACCAAAAGTATTATGAGCGTATGCAAAAAGAAAGTGCATATCAAAATGAGAGGGGTTATTAA
- a CDS encoding restriction endonuclease, translating into MSNIPSMPNILQVLIYGFIIYVLLRICKFVYRKIQERRILKRIAKSGIRYIDKMDGNQFEVYLKALFRELGYSPTVTKQSNDFGADLVLKGKNRIVIQAKRYGMKNRVGISAVQEIYAAQAYYEAHEGWVVTNSVYTRQAKELAEACNVKLIDRVELQKLINKINPEYSAEDVYQGVTPAERKCPTCKHDLVIRNSNKAGNKFFGCSQYPTCTHTEPINT; encoded by the coding sequence GTGTCTAATATACCATCTATGCCAAACATACTACAGGTTTTGATTTACGGTTTTATCATTTATGTTCTTTTACGTATTTGTAAATTTGTGTACCGAAAGATCCAGGAGCGAAGAATACTGAAGCGAATAGCTAAGTCCGGTATTCGCTATATAGACAAAATGGACGGAAATCAATTCGAAGTATATCTAAAAGCTCTCTTTCGAGAGTTGGGTTATTCTCCAACAGTAACAAAGCAGTCAAATGATTTCGGAGCGGATCTGGTATTGAAGGGGAAAAATCGTATTGTAATCCAGGCGAAACGCTACGGGATGAAAAATAGAGTTGGCATCAGTGCCGTACAAGAGATATATGCAGCACAAGCCTATTACGAAGCACATGAGGGCTGGGTTGTAACAAACAGTGTATATACAAGACAAGCAAAGGAATTAGCGGAAGCTTGTAATGTAAAACTAATAGATCGTGTAGAACTTCAGAAATTGATTAATAAAATTAATCCCGAATATTCGGCTGAAGATGTATATCAAGGGGTAACACCTGCAGAACGGAAATGTCCAACATGTAAACATGATTTAGTCATTCGAAATTCGAATAAAGCAGGAAATAAGTTTTTTGGCTGTTCTCAATATCCCACATGTACACATACAGAACCAATTAATACATGA
- the nrdI gene encoding class Ib ribonucleoside-diphosphate reductase assembly flavoprotein NrdI: MLVAYDSMTGNVKRFIHKLNMPAVQIDEALVLDEDFILITYTTGFGNVPERVLDFLERNNEKLKGVSASGNRNWGDMFGASADKISAKYEVPIVSKFELSGTNNDVEYFKEKMVSLIRRDEI, from the coding sequence ATGTTAGTTGCATATGATTCTATGACAGGAAACGTGAAGCGTTTCATTCACAAATTAAATATGCCGGCCGTTCAAATTGATGAAGCTCTAGTATTAGATGAAGACTTTATTCTTATTACGTATACAACAGGTTTTGGAAATGTACCGGAACGTGTTTTAGACTTTTTAGAACGCAATAATGAAAAATTAAAAGGCGTATCTGCAAGTGGCAATCGTAATTGGGGAGACATGTTTGGTGCAAGTGCTGACAAAATTTCTGCTAAATATGAAGTGCCTATTGTATCAAAATTTGAGTTATCTGGAACAAATAATGATGTAGAATATTTTAAGGAAAAGATGGTAAGTTTGATTAGAAGAGATGAAATCTAA